One part of the Caproiciproducens sp. CPB-2 genome encodes these proteins:
- a CDS encoding permease: protein MLKAIWDFFQYQILAMKWLDGLIGRGLSAIGLDTSARLGGSIEFFLYDVIKITILLCSLIFLISYIQSYFPPERSKRILGRFHGVWANCISALLGTVTPFCSCSSIPLFIGFTSAGLPVGVTFSFLISSPMVDLGSLLLLMSIFGAKVAIIYVIVGLIVAVVGGTIIEKLHMERYVESFILSAGSVDIESPDLTKKDRLVYAKEQMLSTFKKVFPYILIGVGIGAIIHNWIPEEWVSLVLGSKNPFGVVLATLIGVPMYADIFGTIPIAEALLYKGAQLGTILSFMMAVTTLSLPSMIMLRKAVKPKLLALFIGICTIGIILVGYFFNTIQAFII from the coding sequence ATGCTAAAAGCAATTTGGGATTTCTTCCAGTATCAGATCCTTGCCATGAAGTGGCTGGATGGGCTGATTGGAAGAGGCCTATCCGCTATTGGACTTGATACGTCGGCACGGCTGGGCGGGAGCATTGAATTTTTCTTGTACGATGTTATTAAAATTACGATACTTCTGTGCTCGCTGATTTTTCTCATCAGTTATATCCAAAGTTACTTCCCACCGGAGCGCAGTAAACGGATTCTCGGTCGTTTCCATGGTGTTTGGGCAAACTGCATTTCGGCGCTCCTTGGTACGGTAACACCATTCTGCTCTTGTTCCTCTATACCGCTGTTCATTGGGTTTACATCCGCAGGGCTTCCGGTTGGGGTAACGTTTTCGTTCCTGATATCTTCCCCAATGGTGGATCTCGGATCGCTGCTTCTGCTGATGAGCATTTTCGGCGCAAAGGTAGCAATTATTTATGTAATTGTTGGTCTAATCGTCGCAGTCGTCGGAGGCACGATTATTGAGAAGCTGCATATGGAACGGTATGTTGAGAGCTTTATCCTGTCAGCGGGCAGCGTGGACATTGAATCGCCGGACCTGACCAAAAAAGACCGGTTGGTTTATGCTAAGGAGCAGATGTTGTCCACCTTCAAAAAGGTGTTTCCCTATATTTTAATAGGCGTGGGCATCGGTGCAATTATCCACAACTGGATTCCTGAAGAATGGGTTTCACTTGTTCTGGGAAGCAAAAATCCCTTTGGCGTTGTTCTGGCAACCCTGATCGGTGTTCCAATGTACGCCGACATCTTTGGCACCATTCCGATTGCGGAGGCACTGTTATACAAAGGGGCGCAGCTTGGCACGATACTTTCATTTATGATGGCCGTTACCACGCTGTCACTGCCGTCCATGATCATGCTCCGCAAAGCAGTCAAGCCGAAGCTGCTGGCGCTGTTCATCGGTATCTGTACCATAGGCATTATTCTTGTAGGCTACTTCTTTAACACGATTCAGGCATTTATCATATAG
- a CDS encoding transposase, whose amino-acid sequence MKKKNTVDHEGSILMSSKSKIAIAKKVRITREYITGNISREEAAKRAEVAPDVITDWARIYRQEGVLGFASGKKNHVYSQELKKQAVLEYLSGGCSQHAICEKYKIRSRKQLRCWIKKYNNHGEFNSVKHSGGGSYMRKARSTTPDERIRIVKDCIASGKNYGEMALKYNVSYQQARTWTLNFEKMGEAGLQDRRGQRKKDQAPRTELEQAQIEIEQLKHKLYLAEMENALLKKLDEVERRDASRK is encoded by the coding sequence GTGAAAAAGAAAAACACTGTTGATCATGAAGGGAGCATTTTGATGTCAAGTAAGTCAAAAATAGCAATTGCGAAAAAGGTAAGAATCACCCGGGAATATATAACTGGAAATATCTCAAGGGAAGAAGCCGCGAAACGGGCGGAAGTCGCACCTGATGTCATAACAGATTGGGCACGGATTTATCGCCAAGAGGGAGTTCTGGGCTTTGCGTCAGGAAAAAAGAATCACGTCTACAGCCAAGAGCTCAAAAAGCAAGCGGTGCTGGAATATTTATCAGGCGGATGTAGTCAGCACGCCATATGCGAGAAATACAAAATCCGGTCAAGAAAACAACTTCGATGTTGGATAAAGAAGTATAATAATCATGGAGAATTCAACTCCGTCAAGCATTCCGGAGGAGGAAGCTACATGAGAAAAGCACGCAGCACAACGCCAGATGAACGTATTCGAATCGTGAAAGATTGTATTGCATCCGGTAAAAATTACGGCGAGATGGCGCTTAAATATAATGTAAGCTACCAGCAGGCACGCACCTGGACGCTGAACTTTGAGAAAATGGGTGAAGCTGGTCTGCAGGATAGGCGTGGGCAGCGAAAAAAAGATCAGGCACCACGCACAGAGTTGGAGCAGGCACAAATTGAGATCGAACAACTTAAACACAAGCTGTATCTGGCGGAAATGGAGAATGCCCTGCTAAAAAAATTGGACGAGGTGGAGAGGAGGGATGCCTCTCGCAAGTAA
- a CDS encoding IS3 family transposase: MGRGGEEGCLSQVRQGHIYTSIKECRAEAGYPIETACKLLHVARSAYNKWASGNQSRRIAENEWLAEKIEKIHMESPDKGYRRINDDLRHDHDIHINDKRVLRICRAKNIKSTIKYNNHGCTRQAKNPQYLAENLLDRQFFASQPNEKWLTDVTEFKWYEGLEVHKVYLSAVLDLYDRRIVAFVISERNDNPLVFKTFDKAVGKNPDAHPLFHSDRGYQYTNRTFHHKIDKAGMTQSMSRVAHCIDNGPMEGFWGILKRERYYGKRFTSKQALIQMIEDYIRYYNTRRVQRNLGVLTPMEKYERYLAA, translated from the coding sequence ATTGGACGAGGTGGAGAGGAGGGATGCCTCTCGCAAGTAAGGCAAGGCCATATTTACACATCCATAAAAGAATGCCGTGCGGAAGCGGGATATCCCATCGAGACTGCCTGTAAGCTACTTCATGTCGCCCGTTCCGCCTACAATAAATGGGCGTCGGGGAACCAAAGCCGCAGGATTGCCGAAAACGAGTGGCTTGCGGAAAAGATCGAGAAAATCCATATGGAAAGCCCAGACAAAGGCTACCGCCGTATCAACGATGATTTGCGACACGACCACGATATCCACATCAATGACAAGAGGGTACTTCGCATCTGTCGGGCAAAGAACATAAAATCCACCATCAAGTACAACAACCACGGTTGCACAAGGCAGGCAAAGAATCCGCAGTATCTTGCCGAAAACCTTCTTGACCGCCAGTTTTTCGCCTCTCAGCCGAATGAGAAGTGGCTCACCGACGTTACTGAATTTAAGTGGTACGAAGGTCTTGAAGTACACAAGGTTTACCTCAGTGCTGTTTTAGATCTCTATGACAGGCGCATCGTAGCTTTCGTAATTAGTGAGCGTAATGACAATCCTCTCGTATTCAAGACCTTTGACAAAGCTGTCGGGAAAAATCCGGACGCACATCCCCTGTTTCACAGTGACCGGGGATACCAGTACACGAACCGTACTTTTCATCACAAAATTGACAAAGCCGGTATGACACAAAGCATGTCCCGCGTGGCACACTGCATTGACAACGGTCCAATGGAAGGCTTCTGGGGCATTCTGAAGCGTGAACGCTATTACGGCAAACGGTTCACCAGCAAACAGGCTCTTATCCAGATGATTGAGGATTATATCCGCTATTACAATACCCGGCGTGTTCAACGTAATCTGGGTGTCCTCACACCGATGGAGAAATACGAACGTTATCTTGCTGCATAA
- a CDS encoding cation-translocating P-type ATPase, with the protein MTERKNTTNPTGLTTAEAVQRQKRFGRNELIPKKKKNVLQEILKALSEPMFLLLIVTAVIYFLLGEPRDGVVMLIFVSGMISIDVIQGWKTDKTLNALKDLAAPRITVLRDGAEQRIDSADLVPGDIMLIAEGDKIPADGEILQANDLCVDESSMTGEAEGVWKVALGTADTDGGHWRCDHCYAGTLVTQGSALVRVDQIGKATEFGKIGTNVVGAPEAPSPLQRQTRGLVKLCAVIAAVLFVLVGCFTWLNIPDHQFTDRLIESILSGVTLAMAMIPEEFPVILTVFLSMGAWRLAKRHSLMRRLASVETLGAVSVLCVDKTGTITMNQMTVCDTWTEENKERDLCAVMGMACEPDAYDPMEKAMISYCEGRGLSKEFLFGGELIQEYSFTHEAKMMGHVWRRGNQILIAAKGSPEKILALCNLNSDERDKVQEKAADMAARGLRVIAVGRMDVGTADEVPASLAQCRLQFCGLVGLADPPRESVKADILRCRKAGVRVVMITGDNGITASAIAKQIGMPCGESVTGDEIDRMTDEELQKRVRSVSIFSRVVPEHKMRIVKAFKANGEIVAMTGDGVNDAPALKYADIGIAMGKRGSEVSREAADLILLDDNFSTIVDTIRDGRRIYDNIKKAVGYVFTIHIPIAFSCLLAPLLKVNPANLMLLPIHVVLLELIIDPTCSIIFERQPAEQNVMERDPRDPEEKLMRAKGLFRSILQGLTVFASSFGTYYTVLMADPAINAPVARAMGLSIIFLSNILLVLVNSSQTDFAFQSFRRLIKDKVMWAAFAGTIFMLVLLLYTPLSAFVKLAPLTGPEAIAVIVMSAASVLWVEIVKLVKHLRKN; encoded by the coding sequence ATGACAGAACGAAAGAACACCACAAATCCAACCGGCCTGACGACGGCGGAAGCCGTGCAACGTCAAAAGCGATTCGGCAGGAACGAATTGATTCCGAAAAAGAAGAAGAATGTTCTTCAAGAGATTTTGAAAGCCTTGTCGGAACCTATGTTTTTGCTGCTCATCGTGACGGCGGTCATCTATTTTTTGCTGGGTGAGCCGCGCGACGGAGTTGTTATGCTGATCTTTGTATCGGGTATGATCAGTATCGATGTGATCCAGGGCTGGAAAACCGACAAGACCCTGAACGCCTTAAAGGATCTCGCGGCACCGCGCATTACGGTGCTGCGGGACGGAGCGGAGCAGCGGATCGACAGCGCTGATCTTGTCCCGGGAGATATCATGCTGATTGCCGAAGGCGACAAGATCCCGGCGGACGGGGAGATCCTTCAGGCAAACGATCTGTGCGTCGACGAGTCGTCCATGACGGGCGAAGCGGAAGGCGTTTGGAAGGTCGCGCTCGGGACCGCCGATACAGACGGCGGGCACTGGCGGTGCGACCACTGCTACGCGGGGACTCTTGTGACGCAGGGAAGCGCGCTGGTCCGCGTGGATCAAATCGGCAAAGCCACCGAGTTCGGGAAAATCGGTACAAATGTCGTCGGCGCGCCGGAAGCCCCGTCGCCGCTTCAGAGGCAGACCCGCGGGCTCGTGAAGCTTTGCGCGGTTATTGCGGCGGTCCTGTTTGTATTGGTAGGCTGCTTCACTTGGCTGAATATCCCGGACCACCAATTTACCGACAGGCTGATCGAAAGCATCCTTTCCGGCGTCACGCTCGCCATGGCCATGATCCCGGAAGAGTTCCCGGTTATTTTGACAGTCTTCCTTTCCATGGGCGCATGGCGGCTTGCAAAAAGGCATTCGCTTATGCGCAGGCTGGCTTCCGTAGAAACGCTCGGCGCCGTGTCGGTTCTTTGCGTTGATAAGACCGGCACCATTACGATGAATCAGATGACCGTATGCGATACGTGGACGGAGGAAAACAAAGAGCGGGACCTCTGCGCGGTCATGGGGATGGCCTGTGAACCGGACGCATATGACCCTATGGAAAAGGCCATGATTTCGTATTGTGAAGGCAGGGGCCTGTCCAAGGAGTTCCTTTTCGGCGGCGAACTGATTCAGGAATATTCGTTTACCCATGAAGCGAAAATGATGGGCCACGTCTGGCGGCGCGGCAACCAAATTCTGATCGCCGCGAAAGGCTCTCCGGAAAAGATCCTCGCTTTATGTAATCTCAATTCGGACGAACGGGACAAAGTACAGGAAAAAGCCGCCGATATGGCGGCACGCGGGCTCCGTGTGATTGCGGTTGGCAGAATGGACGTTGGAACGGCGGACGAAGTTCCCGCTTCTTTGGCCCAGTGCCGCCTTCAGTTCTGTGGGTTGGTTGGCCTTGCGGATCCTCCGAGGGAATCCGTAAAAGCGGATATTCTCCGCTGCAGGAAGGCAGGCGTCCGCGTTGTGATGATTACGGGCGACAACGGCATCACGGCAAGCGCGATCGCGAAGCAGATCGGCATGCCATGCGGGGAATCCGTCACCGGCGACGAGATCGACCGGATGACGGATGAGGAACTTCAGAAACGGGTCCGTTCCGTCAGCATTTTTTCCCGCGTCGTCCCGGAGCATAAGATGCGCATCGTGAAAGCTTTCAAGGCAAACGGCGAGATCGTGGCAATGACGGGCGACGGGGTCAACGACGCCCCCGCGCTCAAATATGCCGATATCGGCATCGCGATGGGAAAGCGCGGTTCGGAGGTGTCCCGCGAAGCCGCCGATCTCATCCTGCTTGACGATAATTTTTCGACGATTGTGGATACCATCAGGGACGGCAGGCGGATTTACGACAACATCAAAAAAGCGGTCGGATATGTGTTCACGATTCACATTCCAATCGCGTTTTCCTGTCTGTTGGCCCCTCTCCTAAAAGTAAATCCGGCGAATCTTATGTTACTGCCCATCCATGTCGTCCTTTTGGAACTGATTATCGACCCGACCTGTTCCATCATTTTTGAACGGCAGCCCGCGGAACAGAATGTGATGGAACGCGATCCCCGTGATCCGGAAGAAAAACTGATGAGAGCGAAAGGTCTCTTCAGAAGCATCCTGCAGGGGCTGACGGTTTTTGCCTCTTCTTTTGGAACCTATTATACGGTTCTTATGGCGGATCCGGCCATAAACGCCCCGGTTGCCCGTGCAATGGGCCTTTCCATTATTTTTCTAAGCAATATACTTTTGGTTCTGGTCAACAGTTCACAAACGGATTTTGCATTCCAGTCATTCCGCCGTCTGATCAAAGACAAGGTGATGTGGGCGGCTTTTGCGGGAACTATTTTCATGCTTGTCCTGCTCTTATACACTCCGCTTTCAGCCTTTGTGAAGCTGGCTCCGCTGACCGGACCGGAAGCGATCGCCGTAATTGTGATGTCGGCGGCGTCGGTACTTTGGGTCGAAATCGTAAAACTTGTAAAACATCTGAGAAAGAATTAA
- a CDS encoding class I mannose-6-phosphate isomerase, whose product MYFEHRTPNYEKFPIIRVEGHDRESWGSYQDFAEELKRRIKQLGKRKQVLVADFYHGVRHGEVLSQLLSPLGAKETILCESAKLAETEISQKLKRNITDDRVFGVLSTHKIEEFYDAEKLKELRKRVDAVEEGLVVVYGIGASLVTKGDLLVYADMPRWEIQQRFRSHELDNWGVGNFQEDTLRKYKRAFFIEWRVLDRHKRSLYQDMDYVLDTTAKGCGKAITGEAFRNGIEQAARKPFRLMPYFDEGVWGGRWMEEVCDLAHGENNMAWCFDGVPEENSVLLRVGDVTAEVPSINIVFMRPDELLGPKVHARFGLEFPIRFDFLDTMGGGNLSLQVHPLTEYIQENFGMHYTQDESYYILDAGPDACAYLGLKDGVVPEELIGDLKNAQGRGETFDDSKYINKFPIKKHDHVLIPAGTIHCSGKNAMVLEISATPYIFTFKLWDWGRVGLDGIPRPVHVDHGSRVIQYNRTTEWVETNLLHREKEVAQGDGWREEQTGLHELEFIETRRHWFTKPVTHNTNGSVNVLNLIEGEEALVESPTCAFEPYVVHYAETFIVPAAVGTYTIRPYGKSEGKEIATIKASVRI is encoded by the coding sequence ATGTATTTTGAACACAGAACCCCGAATTATGAAAAATTTCCGATCATCCGCGTGGAGGGACACGACAGGGAGTCCTGGGGCAGCTATCAGGATTTCGCGGAGGAGCTGAAACGCCGAATTAAACAGCTCGGTAAGCGGAAGCAGGTTTTGGTGGCCGATTTCTATCACGGTGTCCGCCATGGGGAAGTTCTTTCCCAACTGCTTTCCCCGTTGGGGGCAAAGGAGACGATCCTGTGCGAATCCGCAAAGCTGGCGGAGACGGAAATCAGCCAAAAGCTGAAACGGAACATTACGGATGACCGCGTTTTCGGCGTCCTGTCCACACACAAAATCGAGGAGTTTTATGATGCCGAAAAGCTGAAAGAGCTAAGAAAACGGGTGGACGCGGTCGAAGAAGGGCTTGTTGTCGTCTACGGCATCGGCGCTTCGCTTGTTACGAAGGGCGATCTTCTGGTTTACGCCGACATGCCGCGTTGGGAGATTCAGCAGCGGTTCAGAAGTCATGAGTTGGACAACTGGGGAGTAGGAAATTTTCAGGAGGACACGCTTCGAAAGTATAAAAGGGCGTTTTTTATCGAGTGGCGCGTGCTAGACCGGCATAAGCGGTCTCTCTATCAGGACATGGATTATGTGTTGGATACGACAGCCAAAGGCTGCGGAAAGGCGATCACCGGGGAAGCGTTCCGCAACGGCATAGAGCAGGCGGCGAGAAAGCCGTTTCGGCTGATGCCTTATTTTGACGAGGGGGTATGGGGCGGCAGATGGATGGAAGAGGTCTGCGACCTGGCCCACGGAGAAAATAACATGGCGTGGTGCTTCGACGGCGTGCCTGAGGAGAATTCCGTGCTTTTGCGGGTGGGAGACGTGACCGCCGAGGTCCCATCGATAAATATCGTGTTTATGCGTCCGGACGAATTGCTCGGCCCGAAAGTCCACGCGCGGTTCGGGTTGGAATTTCCAATCCGGTTCGACTTTCTGGACACGATGGGCGGCGGTAACCTCAGCTTGCAGGTGCATCCGCTTACGGAATACATTCAGGAAAATTTCGGAATGCATTACACACAGGATGAAAGCTATTATATTCTTGACGCGGGACCGGATGCCTGTGCTTACCTTGGCCTGAAGGATGGCGTGGTTCCGGAGGAACTGATTGGCGATCTGAAAAATGCGCAAGGTAGGGGCGAAACCTTTGACGACTCAAAATACATTAACAAATTTCCAATCAAAAAGCATGACCACGTCCTGATCCCGGCGGGGACAATCCACTGCTCCGGCAAAAACGCGATGGTGCTTGAAATCAGCGCGACTCCCTACATTTTCACCTTCAAGCTGTGGGATTGGGGACGCGTGGGGCTGGACGGAATTCCCAGACCGGTTCATGTTGACCACGGCAGCAGGGTAATTCAGTATAACCGTACGACGGAGTGGGTCGAGACGAATCTGCTCCACCGCGAAAAAGAGGTCGCGCAGGGCGACGGCTGGAGGGAAGAGCAAACGGGGTTGCATGAACTGGAATTCATCGAGACCAGAAGGCACTGGTTCACAAAGCCCGTCACCCACAATACAAACGGCTCGGTCAACGTGCTGAACCTGATCGAGGGTGAAGAGGCGTTAGTGGAATCCCCGACCTGCGCATTCGAGCCCTACGTGGTGCATTACGCAGAGACTTTCATCGTACCCGCTGCGGTCGGCACTTACACGATCCGGCCGTACGGAAAGTCGGAGGGCAAAGAGATTGCAACAATTAAGGCGTCCGTGCGCATTTAA
- a CDS encoding LacI family DNA-binding transcriptional regulator, giving the protein MEDKNSNKQTRQQTTIADIAKLAGVSVSTVSRVLNNSTEVSKTTKKKILKLIKEYDYTPSELARGLVTKTSKTIGLLIPNLLNPYYVELIESIEKFVSSQGFSLFLCITDAKEEKEKYYINEMLRRRTNGLVMLSTNIKDHDLIKKVKKSMEIVSVEADIEDVDKISVTNEKGTYDVINHLIEYGHKDIAFIGYRFSLSGLQQRFTGYQRAMEEHSIPIRPEYVIEGEGTGNSGYTMTQRLLELPNPPTAIHCMNEHLAVGTYLAINEYGLRIPQDISVTAFDNLASSNILKPRLTTAAMPIREMGEAAADLLIRNILEGSKQVKQEIIFSTKLILRESTRRLDCP; this is encoded by the coding sequence GTGGAAGATAAAAACTCAAACAAACAGACGCGGCAGCAGACGACGATTGCAGATATTGCTAAATTGGCCGGCGTCTCTGTCAGTACAGTTTCAAGGGTGCTGAATAACAGCACCGAGGTCAGCAAAACGACTAAAAAGAAAATACTGAAGCTGATCAAGGAATATGACTATACGCCGAGCGAGCTGGCGCGCGGCCTGGTAACGAAGACAAGCAAAACGATCGGGTTGCTGATACCCAATTTGCTTAATCCCTACTACGTGGAACTTATCGAAAGCATTGAAAAATTTGTTTCAAGCCAAGGCTTTTCGCTTTTTCTCTGCATCACCGATGCCAAGGAAGAAAAAGAAAAATATTACATCAATGAAATGCTCCGAAGAAGGACAAACGGCTTAGTGATGCTGAGCACCAACATTAAAGACCACGACCTCATTAAAAAGGTGAAGAAATCAATGGAGATCGTTTCGGTGGAAGCAGATATTGAAGATGTGGACAAGATCAGCGTGACCAATGAAAAAGGCACTTACGATGTGATTAACCACCTCATCGAATATGGGCATAAAGATATCGCATTCATCGGGTATCGGTTTTCACTGAGCGGCCTACAACAACGATTCACGGGATATCAGCGGGCGATGGAGGAACACTCTATCCCCATCAGACCGGAATATGTGATCGAGGGTGAAGGGACAGGCAATTCGGGATACACCATGACGCAACGGCTTTTGGAGTTACCGAACCCACCCACAGCAATCCACTGCATGAACGAACATCTGGCTGTAGGCACCTATCTCGCCATTAATGAATATGGGCTTCGAATCCCACAGGACATCTCGGTCACAGCATTCGACAATCTCGCATCATCCAACATACTCAAGCCGAGGCTCACCACCGCTGCGATGCCAATCCGCGAGATGGGCGAAGCGGCGGCGGATCTTCTCATACGGAATATCCTGGAGGGTAGCAAACAGGTAAAACAGGAGATCATTTTTTCCACAAAGCTGATCTTGAGGGAATCCACGCGGCGGCTGGATTGCCCGTAA
- a CDS encoding ArsR/SmtB family transcription factor produces the protein MATIYEEQAKVFKAFCDEKRLRILELLREGEKCACVLLEQLDLGQSGLSYHMKILVESGIVESRQEGKWTHYKISEKGSAYAGTLLKKLTKPNAVTEEKICCASKKPS, from the coding sequence TTGGCAACCATTTATGAAGAACAAGCAAAAGTGTTCAAAGCATTTTGCGACGAAAAACGCCTTAGAATACTTGAGCTTTTGCGCGAAGGGGAAAAATGCGCTTGCGTTCTGTTGGAACAGTTAGACTTGGGGCAGTCGGGGCTTTCCTATCACATGAAGATTCTGGTTGAATCGGGTATTGTGGAGAGTCGGCAGGAAGGCAAGTGGACGCATTACAAAATTAGTGAAAAAGGCAGCGCCTATGCCGGTACTCTACTCAAAAAACTGACAAAGCCGAACGCAGTTACAGAAGAAAAAATCTGTTGCGCATCGAAAAAGCCATCCTGA
- a CDS encoding ferritin-like domain-containing protein, which translates to MSYTHPNGQPQGTAQKFTDKLREILISEIIAINGYQTHIANSDIPEINDAWHSIMLDEKQHYGWVLKLLRKYDPEQYKQFLAHKGDNPGPQTPVSLSHSQSGGAAILNDIRDDIKGELEAVVLYEAQLPRYPYRDIRTTLQAVIDDEKGHAEHLTRLLLKYDVDPYDELV; encoded by the coding sequence ATGAGCTATACGCATCCGAACGGACAGCCGCAGGGCACGGCACAGAAGTTTACGGATAAACTCAGAGAAATCCTGATCAGTGAAATCATCGCGATTAACGGTTACCAAACCCACATCGCCAACTCGGACATTCCTGAAATAAACGATGCCTGGCACAGTATTATGCTCGACGAAAAGCAGCATTACGGCTGGGTGCTGAAGCTGCTCCGCAAATATGATCCGGAGCAGTACAAACAGTTTTTAGCTCATAAGGGCGACAACCCCGGGCCCCAGACACCGGTGTCGCTCTCCCATTCCCAGTCCGGCGGTGCAGCCATTCTGAACGATATCCGGGACGATATCAAGGGAGAACTCGAGGCCGTGGTTCTGTATGAAGCGCAGCTGCCAAGATATCCATACCGGGATATCCGCACCACCTTGCAGGCCGTGATTGATGACGAAAAAGGGCACGCGGAGCATCTTACCAGGCTATTGCTGAAATATGACGTCGATCCGTATGATGAATTGGTCTGA
- a CDS encoding HPr family phosphocarrier protein: MKEFSYVVTDLEGIHARPAGMLTKEAGKFASTIKITKGDKISDAKKIFAVMGLGVKKGESVKISAEGADESAAIGALQDFFKRNL, from the coding sequence ATGAAAGAATTTAGCTACGTCGTTACCGACCTGGAAGGAATCCACGCAAGGCCGGCAGGAATGTTGACCAAAGAGGCCGGAAAATTTGCAAGCACCATTAAAATTACGAAAGGGGACAAAATAAGCGATGCGAAAAAGATTTTCGCGGTAATGGGCCTTGGTGTGAAAAAGGGAGAAAGTGTTAAGATCAGCGCCGAAGGAGCCGATGAGTCGGCCGCCATTGGGGCACTACAGGACTTTTTCAAGCGGAATCTGTAA
- a CDS encoding thiamine diphosphokinase, with translation MLTGTILFYCLRLYHAVGLRRLFFISGFQQLRNEGQALWRSIRSGNVITMNTEKDDTDTFAAARKGIKRGYRIFHIYCGTGGRLEHTVANMQLLAYLAQSNRKGFLFDQDRIITAITNSSMKFHQHPTGYVSVFSHSENSTGVFLKGLKYELDNATLTNTSPIGVSNEFIGKESIITVETGTLLIVFPREIKTNY, from the coding sequence ATGCTCACAGGTACGATTCTGTTTTATTGTTTGCGGCTATACCACGCTGTCGGGCTCCGCCGCTTGTTCTTCATTTCTGGATTTCAACAATTACGTAATGAAGGACAGGCCCTATGGCGAAGTATCCGCAGCGGAAACGTAATTACCATGAACACTGAAAAAGACGATACGGATACATTTGCCGCCGCGCGTAAAGGGATTAAAAGGGGCTACCGCATTTTCCACATTTATTGCGGGACGGGCGGTAGGCTGGAGCATACGGTTGCCAATATGCAGTTGCTGGCATATCTGGCGCAGAGCAACAGGAAAGGCTTCCTATTTGATCAGGACAGAATCATCACCGCGATTACGAATAGCAGCATGAAATTCCACCAGCACCCTACCGGCTACGTTTCCGTGTTCTCACATTCGGAAAATTCGACGGGGGTATTTCTCAAAGGGCTGAAATATGAGCTTGATAATGCTACTTTGACAAACACCTCCCCCATTGGCGTGAGTAACGAGTTTATCGGAAAAGAAAGCATAATCACCGTAGAAACCGGCACATTGCTTATTGTGTTTCCACGCGAAATAAAGACTAACTATTAA
- a CDS encoding DedA family protein, with the protein MNIWIVTLSATIGSVAGAIVLYGVGRLLPAEKMDRFIGKWGHVLGLKKGDVERAEGWFNRRGASTVFFCRFIPLVRSLISIPAGMARMRRGRFLLYTTLGSAIWNVVLVALGAFAGAGWERVSQSMNLYTYITLAVMAVGGVGFVVWISKKRKKKK; encoded by the coding sequence ATGAACATCTGGATTGTCACCTTGTCCGCCACCATCGGGTCGGTGGCTGGGGCAATCGTCCTTTACGGTGTCGGACGGCTGCTTCCGGCCGAGAAAATGGACAGGTTCATCGGGAAATGGGGACATGTCCTCGGGCTGAAAAAAGGGGATGTGGAACGGGCGGAAGGCTGGTTTAATCGGCGCGGTGCCTCCACCGTCTTTTTTTGCCGGTTTATTCCATTAGTCCGAAGCCTCATCTCCATCCCCGCGGGGATGGCGCGGATGCGCAGAGGCAGGTTCCTTTTGTACACCACCCTCGGCTCCGCAATTTGGAATGTGGTTCTGGTGGCGCTGGGTGCTTTTGCCGGAGCCGGCTGGGAACGCGTCAGCCAATCCATGAATCTCTATACCTACATTACTCTCGCCGTGATGGCGGTCGGCGGGGTTGGTTTTGTTGTTTGGATTTCTAAAAAAAGGAAAAAGAAAAAATAG
- a CDS encoding helix-turn-helix domain-containing protein, with product MGYFTSLYASELPHRAVAVYMYLHDRADKDGKCYPAIGTIARELKLSKSTVKRAISDLEKSGRLCKEPRWRENGGKSSNLYHIK from the coding sequence ATGGGGTATTTTACATCCCTTTACGCTTCTGAGCTTCCTCACCGCGCGGTTGCCGTGTATATGTACCTGCACGACCGCGCCGATAAAGACGGCAAATGCTACCCGGCGATCGGTACCATCGCACGGGAACTGAAGCTGTCCAAAAGCACGGTCAAGCGGGCAATTTCCGACCTTGAAAAAAGCGGTCGTCTCTGCAAAGAGCCGAGGTGGCGCGAAAACGGCGGAAAATCCTCCAACCTGTATCACATCAAATAA